In Pseudomonas resinovorans NBRC 106553, a single genomic region encodes these proteins:
- a CDS encoding S26 family signal peptidase: protein MALSNPFSIQAKVRRAMAKVERDRAPKRLSVAFIGKGLLFSAVVAGSIVLLASRYSIAIASQDSLCLPPYRLWIIDKKQDDLVRGEIYAFHSKGLSPIFADGTIIVKVLEGMPGDHAKVTLDETTINGVSVGKGLQVASQHGIDPQQYVREGKIGEGRYWFFGRTPDSFDSRYWGSASTDQIIGKAYPIW from the coding sequence ATGGCCTTGTCGAACCCCTTCAGCATTCAGGCCAAGGTTCGAAGGGCAATGGCGAAGGTTGAGCGAGATCGAGCTCCAAAGCGACTCTCGGTGGCCTTTATCGGCAAAGGCCTACTCTTTTCGGCAGTGGTTGCCGGCAGCATTGTGCTGCTGGCATCCCGTTACTCGATCGCTATCGCTAGCCAGGACTCCCTATGCCTGCCCCCTTACAGGCTATGGATCATCGATAAAAAGCAGGATGACTTGGTGCGCGGTGAAATCTACGCCTTTCACTCCAAAGGTCTGAGTCCGATTTTTGCTGACGGCACAATCATCGTGAAGGTGCTTGAGGGGATGCCTGGCGATCACGCCAAAGTCACGCTTGATGAAACAACCATCAATGGAGTGTCCGTAGGCAAAGGGCTTCAGGTCGCCAGCCAGCACGGCATTGATCCCCAGCAATATGTTCGGGAAGGGAAAATAGGCGAGGGCCGTTACTGGTTCTTCGGCCGCACGCCAGACTCTTTCGACTCCCGCTACTGGGGCTCAGCTTCGACAGACCAAATCATCGGGAAGGCGTATCCAATATGGTGA
- a CDS encoding DUF1845 domain-containing protein, translated as MATTQPQPKKYQYSKPSLKGKMVLNTEQAKFFAGNRFDSLMTALFIIDVTSRKLAKNLKTFDHKAVVDAVSKKIERMEVAVRDESERMDTLLKSLGIKELAGYSSPLTREFEITSPEIKRMSSLLQAFDHLIIQVDTAWLHEKIDSSEAEEFRANKSNQMARLIRSLVGLGQSARAKAYASKVAELQEDIEKAEAKVNADKEEREAAGHIEPDGNADPLDSLPEEAVA; from the coding sequence ATGGCGACCACTCAACCACAACCGAAGAAATACCAATACTCCAAACCATCCCTCAAAGGAAAGATGGTACTGAACACTGAGCAGGCGAAGTTCTTCGCCGGCAACCGTTTCGATAGCCTCATGACGGCTCTTTTTATCATCGACGTTACGTCCCGCAAGCTGGCCAAAAACCTCAAGACCTTTGATCACAAAGCGGTGGTTGATGCGGTCTCGAAGAAAATCGAGCGCATGGAAGTAGCCGTGCGTGACGAGTCTGAGCGGATGGACACGCTTTTGAAGAGCCTGGGAATCAAAGAGCTTGCAGGGTACAGCTCACCACTGACTCGCGAATTCGAAATCACCAGCCCGGAAATCAAGAGGATGAGCAGCCTGCTTCAGGCATTTGACCATCTGATTATCCAGGTTGATACAGCTTGGCTGCATGAGAAGATCGATAGCTCGGAAGCTGAGGAGTTTCGTGCAAACAAGAGCAACCAAATGGCCCGGCTGATCCGCTCGCTCGTTGGCCTCGGTCAGAGCGCGCGTGCAAAGGCATACGCGAGCAAGGTCGCAGAGCTTCAGGAAGATATCGAGAAGGCTGAAGCCAAAGTGAACGCTGACAAGGAGGAGCGCGAGGCGGCGGGTCACATTGAGCCTGATGGCAATGCCGACCCTCTCGATTCGCTTCCTGAAGAAGCCGTTGCTTGA
- a CDS encoding nuclease-related domain-containing protein, with amino-acid sequence MLRVCLSGEYKVFANAIYRGKTRGESTQVDHIIVSRYGIFVLETKCFKGKIITYPEAPESWLQIVGRRKYRVQNPLMQNYAHVKAVQKVTGVHSQKIHSYAVMAGQASFTYGMPERVYSIWGVIRKIQSYKAPVFTRGHVVSICRALSERRIKGGYWAARRHVEKLKRRGEDGSITCHEDRPREEHLSPPQQERQQ; translated from the coding sequence ATGCTCCGCGTATGCCTAAGTGGCGAATACAAGGTGTTCGCCAACGCGATCTATCGTGGCAAGACAAGGGGAGAGTCGACACAGGTTGACCACATCATCGTGTCGCGCTACGGGATCTTTGTCCTGGAAACGAAGTGTTTCAAGGGAAAGATCATCACCTACCCGGAAGCTCCCGAGAGCTGGTTGCAGATTGTCGGCCGAAGGAAATACCGCGTGCAAAACCCGCTTATGCAGAACTACGCACACGTGAAGGCAGTTCAGAAGGTCACCGGAGTCCACTCTCAGAAAATCCACAGCTACGCAGTGATGGCAGGGCAGGCCAGCTTCACCTATGGAATGCCTGAGCGGGTCTACAGCATTTGGGGCGTGATTCGTAAAATCCAGTCCTACAAAGCCCCGGTTTTTACTCGGGGCCATGTTGTGTCAATCTGCCGGGCGCTGAGCGAGCGCAGAATCAAGGGGGGGTATTGGGCTGCAAGACGGCATGTCGAGAAGCTGAAGCGCCGAGGCGAGGATGGATCTATAACGTGCCATGAAGATAGACCCCGAGAGGAACACCTATCGCCACCCCAACAAGAACGGCAGCAGTGA
- a CDS encoding toprim domain-containing protein, protein MSKDSEGNYAPEKQDVLVAADGRWHDIYASLASSLVPAHKKAGRGVPCPVHGGEDGFKIFRKTAGSSSGGICRTCGVKADGIALLMWVNRWSFHHALQEVGALLRVKDPYGRTADGFIPSVVIRKERAPAKPEASDDWLREAMRNLWKGTVPLTDPSAEPARLYLRSRGILAWDRPELSRYVRFHPELTYKDKAGKRSKHPGIVCTLIDPEGQAVTINRHYLTMKGEKADLAEPKKMFPIPSYRKLPGCAVPTSHPGEVLDVCEGLETALSVETAMGIPVWPLVNSYLLESFVPPACTKAVRIWADKDRKEGGQKAAFALKKRLWEMGIKAQIMLPDMPIPDGSKGVDWNDVLRERGSLGFLGHEVYRAQR, encoded by the coding sequence ATGTCCAAAGACTCAGAAGGCAATTACGCCCCAGAGAAGCAAGATGTGCTGGTAGCCGCTGATGGCCGCTGGCATGACATTTACGCAAGCCTCGCATCTTCATTGGTGCCGGCACACAAGAAAGCAGGACGTGGGGTTCCATGTCCGGTGCATGGTGGGGAAGACGGTTTTAAGATTTTCCGCAAGACGGCTGGATCGTCGAGCGGTGGTATCTGCCGTACCTGCGGAGTCAAGGCTGATGGCATAGCCTTGCTGATGTGGGTCAACCGTTGGAGCTTTCATCATGCTTTACAGGAGGTTGGAGCATTGCTCCGGGTCAAAGACCCGTATGGACGCACCGCTGACGGATTTATCCCAAGCGTTGTAATCCGTAAGGAGCGAGCCCCAGCAAAACCAGAGGCTTCAGACGATTGGCTGCGTGAAGCTATGCGCAACCTGTGGAAGGGAACCGTTCCTCTCACAGACCCATCAGCGGAACCAGCAAGGCTCTATCTTCGCTCCCGAGGCATTCTTGCTTGGGATCGACCAGAGCTGAGCCGCTACGTTCGCTTTCACCCGGAATTGACCTACAAGGACAAAGCCGGCAAGCGTTCTAAGCATCCAGGGATAGTGTGTACGCTCATCGATCCTGAAGGCCAGGCTGTGACCATCAACCGTCACTACCTGACAATGAAAGGTGAGAAAGCCGATCTCGCTGAGCCAAAAAAAATGTTCCCAATCCCCAGCTACCGCAAGCTTCCCGGCTGCGCGGTTCCAACATCGCATCCAGGAGAAGTCTTGGATGTATGTGAAGGATTGGAAACAGCCCTGTCAGTGGAAACAGCTATGGGTATACCAGTATGGCCCTTGGTGAATTCCTACCTGTTGGAGAGCTTCGTACCACCAGCCTGCACTAAAGCAGTCCGAATCTGGGCTGATAAGGACCGCAAAGAAGGTGGCCAAAAAGCGGCATTCGCCTTAAAAAAACGTCTGTGGGAAATGGGGATCAAGGCGCAAATAATGCTGCCGGACATGCCCATCCCTGACGGCTCCAAAGGTGTCGATTGGAATGACGTTCTTCGTGAACGTGGTTCTCTCGGCTTCCTCGGCCACGAGGTCTATCGCGCACAGCGATAG
- a CDS encoding TrbC family F-type conjugative pilus assembly protein, producing MVKKQLAMCIGLAFGCTMAIAGDDLGIRKYDIKEFDPVLLEQVREISRNANAARAESGQDDMSWVSEMAEKAIIQAGDENVQQSDSGLASADGSDREKKHPLGDGNRTLIFVSWSMGATALKDILLSFDGLPGVGIVFRGIPDGMSMGDAVTKMHLLTQETQSTVSVLLDPLAFQRHSVSAVPTVALEAPNDALIAKAAGSSSVSYIEGAVKEGKRGDLGTIGSTQEIIEPDLMEVAKQRIAELDTDAMKKRAIARFWDNHKGHPLPPVTESATRLVDPSVIVPDDILDSQGRVVQKAGRINPLDMMPFDQKLVVIDPTQPWQVALAKREYADHGENLTVTVMATQIPTSSGWDLFNSVQDSLDAPLYLLPPDMAERFQILRAPSVVTADTENFIVREVAQSAFEEANHEHQ from the coding sequence ATGGTGAAAAAGCAATTAGCCATGTGCATTGGGTTGGCTTTTGGCTGCACGATGGCCATCGCCGGCGATGACCTTGGCATTCGCAAGTACGACATCAAGGAATTCGATCCTGTGCTCCTGGAGCAGGTTCGGGAAATCAGCCGAAATGCGAATGCCGCGCGCGCAGAAAGCGGCCAAGATGACATGAGTTGGGTGAGTGAGATGGCTGAAAAGGCCATCATTCAAGCCGGTGATGAAAATGTTCAGCAGAGCGACTCAGGGCTAGCTAGCGCGGATGGCTCAGATCGCGAGAAAAAACATCCTCTGGGCGATGGAAATCGCACTCTGATTTTCGTGTCGTGGTCGATGGGCGCTACCGCCCTCAAAGACATACTGCTGTCTTTTGACGGACTGCCTGGTGTTGGCATCGTTTTTCGAGGCATACCTGATGGTATGTCGATGGGCGATGCTGTGACCAAAATGCACCTTCTCACGCAAGAGACGCAAAGCACTGTAAGCGTTCTGCTTGACCCTCTCGCATTCCAACGTCACAGCGTTTCAGCCGTCCCCACCGTGGCTCTCGAAGCACCGAATGATGCTCTGATCGCTAAAGCTGCTGGGTCGTCTTCTGTCAGCTATATCGAGGGAGCGGTTAAGGAGGGGAAGCGGGGGGATTTAGGCACTATTGGCTCCACACAGGAAATCATAGAGCCAGACCTCATGGAGGTTGCGAAACAGCGCATTGCAGAGCTGGACACCGACGCCATGAAAAAGCGAGCAATCGCCCGGTTTTGGGATAACCACAAAGGGCATCCATTGCCGCCGGTAACTGAGAGTGCCACCCGCCTCGTCGACCCATCGGTCATTGTCCCCGATGACATCCTCGATAGCCAAGGCAGGGTCGTTCAAAAGGCCGGAAGGATTAATCCACTCGACATGATGCCGTTTGACCAGAAACTGGTAGTAATCGATCCGACGCAGCCTTGGCAGGTTGCCCTGGCGAAGCGTGAATACGCAGACCACGGGGAAAATCTGACCGTCACGGTAATGGCTACTCAGATTCCCACTTCCTCTGGTTGGGATCTGTTCAACAGCGTACAGGACAGCCTGGATGCGCCCCTCTACCTATTGCCGCCTGACATGGCGGAGCGCTTCCAGATCCTTCGCGCACCTTCTGTCGTAACAGCCGACACAGAAAACTTCATCGTCCGCGAGGTTGCTCAATCAGCCTTCGAGGAGGCCAATCATGAGCATCAATAA
- a CDS encoding TraU family protein, whose translation MIAGMFSLPGIAADTASSGEVMCEDSGLFGPKLFTDICWACLFPIRVSGVQITPGTAPAKATKMVFCICQEGSSSIYKPGIITAMWEPARMVETVRKPGCSPTLGGVTLPLGNKRSYGRLRQDNSTQTGQAAGSFYHAHLYAFPLLQILDLYTPTKCNPDGYLDLDIISFTEIDPTWNNGTLAFFQHPESAAVANPIAIAACAAESALVTARKEPLESLWWCTGTWGSIYPFAGVTVAQDANRTTALLAARVIAQQHRRGLARRTMGDENVCKAGIYPTIPKSQYKVTQFWPKSQNSRAMWLGEPPQTWEGGPSRHVPGTGNDAMYMFWRWTDCCSKL comes from the coding sequence ATGATTGCAGGTATGTTTTCCCTGCCAGGGATAGCGGCTGATACGGCTTCGTCCGGTGAGGTGATGTGTGAGGACTCTGGCCTTTTTGGTCCGAAGTTGTTCACCGACATCTGCTGGGCGTGCCTTTTCCCAATCCGTGTATCTGGTGTGCAAATAACCCCCGGCACAGCACCCGCCAAGGCTACAAAAATGGTCTTCTGTATCTGCCAGGAAGGCTCGTCCTCGATCTACAAGCCAGGAATCATCACTGCTATGTGGGAGCCGGCCCGGATGGTTGAAACTGTCCGCAAGCCTGGTTGCTCGCCAACCCTAGGCGGTGTGACGCTCCCGCTTGGCAACAAGCGCAGCTATGGTCGGCTTCGGCAGGACAATAGTACCCAGACAGGACAGGCCGCCGGTTCGTTCTACCACGCTCACCTGTATGCCTTCCCGCTGCTTCAGATCCTCGATCTCTACACGCCTACCAAATGCAATCCGGACGGTTATCTCGACCTCGATATCATCTCGTTCACTGAGATCGACCCGACCTGGAACAACGGTACGTTGGCGTTCTTCCAGCACCCCGAGTCCGCGGCAGTGGCAAACCCAATCGCTATTGCGGCATGTGCTGCCGAATCCGCGTTGGTTACCGCACGAAAGGAACCTCTTGAGTCGCTTTGGTGGTGTACAGGTACATGGGGGAGTATCTATCCATTTGCCGGCGTAACCGTGGCGCAAGATGCAAACCGGACGACAGCATTGCTGGCTGCGCGAGTGATCGCTCAGCAACACCGCAGGGGCCTCGCTCGACGCACTATGGGTGATGAAAACGTGTGCAAGGCGGGTATCTACCCGACGATTCCGAAAAGCCAGTACAAAGTGACCCAGTTCTGGCCAAAGTCGCAGAACAGCAGAGCAATGTGGCTCGGAGAACCGCCGCAGACTTGGGAGGGTGGGCCTAGTCGGCATGTTCCAGGTACTGGGAACGATGCCATGTACATGTTCTGGCGATGGACAGATTGCTGCTCGAAGCTCTAA
- a CDS encoding conjugal transfer protein TraH has product MKIKPIALAVALMVPFGAHANIQQQVNEMFSGMINVTSPGAYKTATRGVITGGSVVLRNRISTANLISITPPSAKGGCGGINLYSGSFSFINGEEFVALMRNVASNAAGIVSGFAFELALDAMDAQTGGVIRNLANKIQALNQMFSNSCQLASGLVTNAKKAYEESTDFKSAMTAFGSNVSSDFFTAKSTKEDSPANRIAASGKAVQCENTGNVLWCAMMKSGLQSQILFGSDENAEFIMSMVGSYNVSLTNDASGGKNFAAHPMPKLITGEGLKILVEGSTNLDVKVYQCDQDDPDCSEPNIRTLTSFKGLETRILEDLQNNGILERFANGTATAADGNRIAYLASSRVGVNLMKITQKAGAQSGYDYLNQFAKKIAADASMSLIYQLLGHTEKGLTSLNMADAGKVIEDLRATKGELMDEYRSYIEDAMQGKDADGQAEKMLQMAPVFDSGTLPQGTINDNAGA; this is encoded by the coding sequence GTGAAAATCAAACCGATCGCCCTTGCTGTAGCGCTGATGGTGCCCTTCGGGGCTCACGCGAACATTCAACAGCAGGTCAATGAAATGTTCAGCGGCATGATCAACGTCACCAGTCCAGGGGCATATAAAACAGCCACACGCGGCGTTATTACCGGCGGGTCCGTTGTCCTTCGGAATCGGATATCCACTGCCAACCTCATCAGCATTACCCCGCCAAGCGCAAAGGGTGGATGCGGGGGGATCAACCTTTACAGCGGCTCGTTCTCCTTTATCAACGGCGAAGAGTTTGTAGCGCTCATGAGGAATGTGGCGTCGAACGCGGCTGGCATTGTTTCGGGCTTTGCCTTTGAGTTGGCCCTCGATGCGATGGACGCTCAGACAGGTGGTGTGATCCGCAACCTGGCCAACAAGATCCAGGCGCTCAATCAAATGTTTTCCAACAGCTGCCAGCTGGCGAGTGGGTTGGTTACGAATGCCAAAAAGGCATACGAAGAAAGCACCGACTTCAAATCCGCGATGACGGCCTTCGGGTCGAACGTCTCATCTGACTTCTTTACCGCGAAATCCACCAAAGAAGACTCACCAGCCAACCGGATTGCTGCCTCTGGTAAGGCCGTTCAATGTGAGAACACAGGGAACGTTCTGTGGTGCGCCATGATGAAGTCTGGCCTCCAGTCGCAGATCCTATTCGGCAGCGACGAAAACGCGGAATTCATCATGTCGATGGTCGGCAGCTACAACGTGTCGCTCACCAACGACGCCAGCGGGGGGAAAAACTTCGCTGCGCATCCCATGCCGAAGCTGATCACCGGCGAAGGTCTGAAGATTCTGGTTGAGGGCTCAACCAATCTCGATGTCAAGGTCTACCAGTGCGACCAGGATGACCCTGACTGCTCAGAACCGAACATCCGCACTCTCACCAGCTTCAAGGGCCTCGAAACCCGAATCCTTGAGGATCTTCAAAACAATGGAATCCTTGAGCGTTTTGCCAACGGCACTGCAACCGCTGCTGACGGAAACCGGATTGCATACCTCGCATCAAGCCGCGTAGGGGTGAATCTGATGAAGATCACCCAGAAGGCAGGGGCGCAATCCGGTTATGACTACCTGAATCAGTTCGCCAAGAAAATTGCTGCTGATGCATCGATGAGCCTGATCTACCAGCTGCTTGGGCACACAGAGAAGGGCCTGACCAGCCTAAACATGGCGGACGCAGGGAAGGTGATCGAGGATCTGCGGGCTACAAAGGGTGAGCTCATGGACGAATACCGCTCGTACATCGAGGACGCAATGCAGGGCAAAGATGCCGATGGCCAAGCAGAAAAAATGCTCCAGATGGCCCCTGTGTTTGATAGCGGAACTCTGCCACAGGGAACCATCAACGATAACGCAGGCGCGTAA
- a CDS encoding thioredoxin family protein, whose protein sequence is MTPLNFPILLLAAAISSTSLAGETKPTESKTPQVGGSSFYQDKERGWFWYEDPPPEQEPEKLEPAPVPAAPPQAEREASEPAAPELPPTGSVAWIREMLPKLRDAAMDNPTKENVSAYFWANRIMMDKAERFSRRSADVIRNDPLLDEDMRYPASNAASDALATAAGKQKETLLKLIAGSSALMFFYNGNDCILCEQAQAAVSALEFRYGFTVMPVSMDGAPLPGGKYPNTQYDTGLAEQLGIITSPALALVIPPNDVKIVSFSTVSMETATTRILMAANEAGLISDQEYNATSRLNTMGLIDATKLADAPPDATKNPNEFVNRMRDEARRAFQKDNGGAQ, encoded by the coding sequence ATGACGCCCCTAAATTTTCCCATCTTGTTGCTTGCTGCCGCTATAAGCAGCACATCCCTTGCGGGAGAGACCAAGCCCACCGAGTCGAAAACGCCACAGGTTGGTGGTTCTTCGTTCTACCAGGACAAAGAGCGCGGTTGGTTCTGGTACGAAGATCCGCCTCCTGAACAGGAACCCGAAAAACTCGAGCCCGCGCCGGTTCCAGCGGCCCCACCTCAAGCCGAAAGGGAAGCCTCCGAACCAGCCGCGCCCGAGCTGCCCCCGACCGGCAGCGTGGCGTGGATTCGGGAGATGCTTCCGAAACTGCGTGACGCAGCAATGGATAACCCTACCAAAGAGAACGTGAGTGCATATTTTTGGGCCAACCGAATCATGATGGACAAGGCCGAGCGATTCTCACGCCGCTCAGCTGACGTAATCCGAAATGATCCACTGCTCGATGAGGACATGCGTTATCCGGCTTCCAACGCCGCCTCAGATGCTTTGGCAACTGCGGCCGGCAAGCAGAAAGAAACCCTGTTGAAGCTCATCGCTGGCAGCTCTGCGCTGATGTTCTTCTACAACGGTAACGACTGCATTCTGTGCGAACAGGCCCAGGCAGCGGTCTCTGCTCTCGAGTTTAGGTACGGGTTTACTGTCATGCCCGTCTCGATGGATGGGGCCCCCCTTCCTGGCGGCAAATACCCAAACACACAGTACGACACTGGGCTCGCAGAGCAGCTGGGCATCATCACCTCGCCTGCGCTGGCCCTAGTCATCCCTCCGAATGACGTGAAGATCGTCAGCTTCAGCACCGTCTCAATGGAGACGGCAACCACTCGGATTTTAATGGCAGCGAATGAAGCAGGGCTGATTTCCGATCAGGAATACAACGCTACATCCCGCCTTAACACCATGGGTTTGATCGACGCCACGAAACTGGCTGACGCACCGCCCGACGCAACAAAAAACCCTAACGAATTCGTGAATCGGATGCGCGATGAAGCTCGTCGCGCCTTTCAAAAAGACAACGGAGGTGCCCAGTGA